The nucleotide window TCAATTTCTCCTCGTTCAAATTGTTCTGGGACGCTATTACTACAGATGGTGCCTCTCCACCAACCCTCACAGTACCATCTGGCTCTAAAGTATACCTCCTTCCATCCTCAAAGGAGACAACAACCATATTACGGTATAGCAAAGGAGACTATAAAAAGAGCTAGGGCAACAGCTACTAGCACTGAACCCAAAACAGTGGATTCCTTCCTAGAGATGAACGGTATATCGAACCTTCCAATAACAATATAGCTAACCCCGTAGACAGACGAAATGACCCCTATCATGGTGAGGATAACTTTTGACACTAATACCGGATCCATTATCTAAAATGATAGAATAGAAGATTATAAGTATTTAGTTCTATGTTTTAGTATAACTCCCTTGAAATTCGACGCGGGAATAAATTTATAAATAAATTAGTTTAGTGTTAATTACAGAACATAGTTTAATTTGTTTCATACAAAGACTTTGATAGAAATGAAAGGGATAGCTCATACCTATAAGAGGTATTCATGTGCCCTCCCCTGAACTCCTCAAATATGTGGTCTACTTTCCAATTTCTCAATATTTTATGGATTATTTTATTACCGTATTGAAGGAAAAAATCGTCCCTATCGCCTACGTCGATGTAAACTCTTTTTCCCTTCACTTTCTCCATTCTCCTTGGTAAGAACCTTACCGGATCGAACTCCAGCCAGGTCTTCCAAACGTCCTCCAGTATCTCTCCAGTCTCAAGATCAAAAGGCAGTTCAATGGTGGAGGATTTAGAGTAAAATGCCGAGAGACCAACTATCATTAGAGCATCCATCAGATCCCTTCTCTTCCTATCCGCTTGAGACCAGAAGTAGGACACGTAGTCTCTAGGGTCACCTGTCCTTCTGAGCGTGGGTATTGCCCTAGGAAATAGTGGGAGATAGGCATATTCAAAGTAAGCGTCTGCAGAGTGGGAAGCTATTGCACTGAATTCATACTTGGAACCCAAGTGAAGGGCACCGAAACCACCTGAGGATTTACCCATAACTGCGAAGCGATCGATTGAGTAATTCTCCTTCACTAAGGGAATAACTTCCTTCATTAGGAATGACTCATATTGACCCGCTGCAGGAGAATCTATGTACTGGTTTCCCCCAAGTTTGGTAAAAGTGTCTGGGAGGATCAGCGTTATCTTAGGAACCTTACCCTCCCTTACTAACCTTTCCAACCTTTCCTTAAGGTTTTCAGACAGAGGATCCGGATTAAGTTGCATCACGGGACTTGAGAAATATCCACTGAGGTAAAGAATTGCAGGGATTCCTTCTGCCTCCTCTGGTCTTATAACTGCAACTTTCCTTTTGTAGCTGTCACCGAGAGGGTTGTCCTTGAGGTACTGACTTTCGACATCTAGGAAGTCAAGCTTCATCCCACCAAAGACCGATGCGGACTGTAAAAATGTATCGCTCAAGACTCCAGTCTAGGACTCTATTTACAAAGTTGGAGAAAGCTTCGCCCTTTAGAATGGGGGGAGCTCAGTTTCTTTTACATTTATAAATGTCCACGTCCTCTAGTTCCCAGTAATTTAAGCCAGAATTTTATACTAAGAATCAACTCAAGATTATGGAAAGCGTTATATCCTTAGTGAAGGAGAGCTTACGTAAGTATGGAATGCCTTTTCCTGTGGACAAAAAGGTGTGCTCAGGTTGGACAAATGACCTTCCCAGGAAAGGGGAAACAGTGCTCTTCACGTCTTGTATGTATCAGATAGAACCTGTGGTACCTACCTTGAATAGGTTCTCCTCTATGGCGGGAGTTTTAAAAGGGGTTATACCTCTGGCCAAATATCTAAAGCCGTCTAAGGAGGAGCAGGCTAGGGCTTATAAAATTCTGAATAATATAGCCAACGCTTTGAGAAGGCAAGGGATTACGCCCGCTTACCTTTACGAAGATGAGCCCTACAGTGGGGCACTGTTACTAGAGATGGGTCTGCTAGACGATTTCAGGAACCACGCTATGATGGTAGCGACCTTTCTCAAGGAGAGGGGAGTTAAGAGGGTAATTACCGTAGACCCGCATACCCATAACGCTCTAAGTAGATATAGGGAGTTTGTGGATTTCGACGTTGAGGTGCTCAATTATCTGGAGCTAGTAGAAATTAATAGAAAAGTTAATGAGGAGTTCACCATACACGATTCATGCCTATACTCAAGGTTCCTGAACTTAAGGGGGAAATACAGAGATCTGTTGAAGTCAGCAGGAGTTAACCTGGTAGAGGACTTCCTAGTCACTGGTAAGGAGACTTCCACCTGTTGCGGAGGTCCGTTGGCAGGAGTGGACAGGGAGTTAAGCGAGAAGATCGCCAAAAGAAGAGCAGAGGAATTGGAGAAGCTCTCCAATAAGTTGTTGGTTGCATGTCCAATTTGTTACGTCACCTTGTCCCCACACTTCAAGGGGAGCATTAAGGACGTGGCTGAGGTGGTTCTATGAGCTGGGAGATTGCCATCAATAGGACTATAAATAACAACGTCCCTAGGGTTTATTCGGTTCTAGAGAAATACCCGTACATCCTGGAGTTGGCTGAGCAGTTGCGGAAGGCGAAACTCGAGGTTTTGAAGGATCTGGAAAACTACGTTGAGGAAACCGTAGAGTCTGTGAAGAGGATTGGAGGGGTTCCCCACGTGGTGGGTAACGCAGACGAAGCCAAGGAGGAAATCCGTAAGATCGTCGGTTCTAGGAACAGGATAGTTCTTGGAAAGTCCATGGTTGCTTATGAACTTGGGTTAAGGGATTACTTAAGCCAGATAGGTAAGGAGGTCTGGGAGACTGACCTAGGGGAGTTCCTTATACAAATTGCAAAGGAACATCCATCCCACATAATTGCCCCTGCCATACACATGTCAAAGGAACGGGCGGAGGATCTAGTTAGAAAGATCCTGGGAAATCTACCCGAGGGAGCTACCCACGAACAGATAGTCATGAGGGTCAGGGAATTCCTCAGAGATAAGTTCATTAACGCTGAGGTTGGGATAACTGGAGCTAATGCCATAGCCGCAGATACCGGTTCCATAATTCTCGTCGAGAACGAAGGCAATATCAGATTCTCTACCGTTTCACCCTCAGTACATATCTCGGTAGCAGGTTTCGAAAAGATAGTGCCCACCCTCCATCACGCTATGATGGAAGCTATGGTTCAGGCCGCATATGCAGGCCTCTATCCGCCAACCTACGTTAACCTGACCTCTGGTCCGAGCTCTACAGGGGATATAGAGATGAAAAGGGTTAGTCCAGCCCACGGACCGAGGGAGTTTCACCTTGTTCTGGTGGATAACGGTAGGCTGAGGGCTTCCAAGGATTCCGATTTGCAAGAAGCTCTACTATGCATAAGGTGCGGTAGGTGTCACCTCCACTGTCCAGTTTACAGAGTTATGGACGGAAGTTGGGGGGTACCGCCCTACTCTGGGCCAATGGGCGCCATGTGGTCCTATATAGTTTACAATGACGCAAAGCCTTCTACCCTCTGCGCCCACTCAGGGGGGTGCAAGGAGGTCTGTCCCATGAAGATTAACATACCGAGAGTACTGGAAAAGATTAAGTATAGATACTACAGAGAGCAACGTAAGAGCTGACTTCTCCCCCTGATAGGCGAGGCTTTCGTCAATTGTGATGGAAAGAGATAGGTTGAATTATGAGGTCGCTAGATCCCTCACAGAGTTTGATCCCCCTTTTAAGAATTATTCGGTTAAGCAGAATTATGTAAGGAATCGCATTCAAGTTTTAACCTCCGTGTTCTAAGTAAATTTGCTTTAAAGAATCTTCTTAAAATAAATTTATATAGAAGTTTTCACTGAAAGTTTCTAATCCGGCAGTGATATCCGTAATTAGTATATAGAAAATATTATAAACCTTTAGTAAGTAATAGTTATGGATAAAAATGGCAGTAGAAGATATAGTTAAAGTAAGTAGGAACTATCAAGTCACCATCCCAGCAAGAATAAGGCAAAAATTCCAAATAAAAGAAGGGGACTTAGTGAGAGTAGTTTTTGACGAGAAGGAAAATACTGTAAAAATAATGCCAATGAAACAATGACCTATACCCTCTTAAAGACATAATTTAATATATTTCCATTTTTTATGTACTCCAGTTCGGCTTTGGTATCTATCCTTGCTACGCCGTGGAGCTTTTGCTGGCTATCCCCCTTGATAATTATCTCAACTTCAGTCCTAGGCTTGAGCTCTTGAAGTTTCAGACTGACCATTTCGTCTCCCCTGAGCTGTAAAGAGCTCCAGTTTGCCTCGACGGGGATAACTCCCATTGCCACTAGGTTGCTCCTGTGTATTCTTTCAAAACTTTCAGCTATGACAGCTCTTACCCCGAGCAGAGCGGTGACCTTTGCTGCCCAATCCCTTGAGCTACCGGTACCATACTGCTTTCCTGCAAAGATAACTAGGGGTACGCCCTCTTTCCTATACTTCATTGCAACGCTGAAGACTGTTCCCTCCTCTCCATCTGGATAATGCTTAGTGAAGCCGCCACTCCTGTTCACCATCTTGTTCCTTAGCTTACTGTTGGCAAATCCGCCCCTTAACATCACTTCATGGTTTCCTCTCCTTGCGCCGTAGGTGTTGAGGTCAGCAACCCCTTTCTGAAGTAGATAGGTCCCGGCCTCTGAATCCCTCGCTATAGGCCCAGCAGGTGAGATGTGATCAGTAGTCACTTTGTCCCCAAGTATCAGGAGGATCCTAGCGTCCTTTATTTCCTTGAACTCGAAGTCCTCCTTGAACCACGGAGGCTCGATTATGTACGTTGAGTTGGCGTCCCAGGCATAGGTTACACCTTCCGCAACCTCAAGAGACCTCCAGTTCTCGTCACCCTGGAATATGGTGCTCTTATTCTCCTCGTAAAATTTAGGGTTCAAAGCCAGATCCATGTATCTAGAGATCTCTTTCATTGACGGCCAGATGTCCTTCAGGAAGACTGGTTTACCGTTAGGGTCAAGTCCCAGAGGATCAGTTTCAAAGTTGATGTTTATCCTCCCAGCCAGGGCGTACGCCACCACGAGCAAGGGCGACGCTAGATAAGTACCTTTCAAAAGGGGATTAATACGTCCTTCGAAGTTTCTATTTCCGCTTATTACGGCGTAACCCTCAATACCGTTTTTCAGATCCTCCTCAATTTCCCTGGGAAGAGGTCCAGCATTCCCAATGCAGGTGGTGCAACCGAAGCCCACAACGTGAAATCCTAAAGCTTCCAAATAGGGTAAAAGTTGAGCTTCCTCAAGATACTTAAATACTATTGGAGAACCAGGCGCCATGCTCGTCTTTACGTAATCCTTAGATCTCAAACCGTAGGCTACGGCTTTCCTTGCCAATACACCTGCGCCCAACATGACGGTGGGATTTGAGGTGTTTGTACAGCTTGTGATTGAAGCTAGGACAACGCTTCCATCAGAGACCCTCTTCCCTTTTTTGTTCCCTACCTTTACTTCCCACATCTTTCTCAATGGAACCCTTTCGTCTGGATTCATTGGTCCAGCCAGAGCCGGTTCTACGTCTCCTAGATCCACGTTCACGACCTCGGTATAGTTAGGTTCAGAGGAGTAGTAAATCCCCTGGGCCTTAGCGTATTCGCCAACAATATCCTGGTCCCTGGCAGTAGCCTTTAGGTAGTAGAGAGTTTTTTCATCTATTGGGAAATAACCGACTGTAGCACCGTATTCCGGAGCCATGTTCCCTATGGTCGCCCTATCTGGAACGGATAGATATGAGAGAGAAGGACCGAAGAACTCGACGAATTTCCCGACCACTCCCTTTCTTCTGAGAGTCTCAGTGATGTAAAGGACAACGTCAGTTGGGGTGACCCCTTCCCTGATCTCTCCAGTGAGCTTGACCCCCACTACCTCTGGGACTGTCATGAAATACGGTTCTCCCAGCATAACTGCCTCAGCCTCAAGTCCACCAACT belongs to Metallosphaera tengchongensis and includes:
- a CDS encoding (Fe-S)-binding protein, with the translated sequence MESVISLVKESLRKYGMPFPVDKKVCSGWTNDLPRKGETVLFTSCMYQIEPVVPTLNRFSSMAGVLKGVIPLAKYLKPSKEEQARAYKILNNIANALRRQGITPAYLYEDEPYSGALLLEMGLLDDFRNHAMMVATFLKERGVKRVITVDPHTHNALSRYREFVDFDVEVLNYLELVEINRKVNEEFTIHDSCLYSRFLNLRGKYRDLLKSAGVNLVEDFLVTGKETSTCCGGPLAGVDRELSEKIAKRRAEELEKLSNKLLVACPICYVTLSPHFKGSIKDVAEVVL
- the acnA gene encoding aconitate hydratase AcnA — encoded protein: MKIEKSKMGNFTFYPLSQLKEMGFNIDKYPYSIKILIENVLRNMDGEKITEDDLESIASWKVGKDFAFMPTRVIMQDYTGVPLLVDLAAMRSELERRGKDPSRINPKIPSDLVIDHSIQVDYFGTEYSLLLNMKKEFERNLERYKFLKWAQGAFTNLRVVPPGHGIIHQVNLEFLSKVVDVREHNGVLTAFPEVVIGTDSHTTMADGVGILAWGVGGLEAEAVMLGEPYFMTVPEVVGVKLTGEIREGVTPTDVVLYITETLRRKGVVGKFVEFFGPSLSYLSVPDRATIGNMAPEYGATVGYFPIDEKTLYYLKATARDQDIVGEYAKAQGIYYSSEPNYTEVVNVDLGDVEPALAGPMNPDERVPLRKMWEVKVGNKKGKRVSDGSVVLASITSCTNTSNPTVMLGAGVLARKAVAYGLRSKDYVKTSMAPGSPIVFKYLEEAQLLPYLEALGFHVVGFGCTTCIGNAGPLPREIEEDLKNGIEGYAVISGNRNFEGRINPLLKGTYLASPLLVVAYALAGRININFETDPLGLDPNGKPVFLKDIWPSMKEISRYMDLALNPKFYEENKSTIFQGDENWRSLEVAEGVTYAWDANSTYIIEPPWFKEDFEFKEIKDARILLILGDKVTTDHISPAGPIARDSEAGTYLLQKGVADLNTYGARRGNHEVMLRGGFANSKLRNKMVNRSGGFTKHYPDGEEGTVFSVAMKYRKEGVPLVIFAGKQYGTGSSRDWAAKVTALLGVRAVIAESFERIHRSNLVAMGVIPVEANWSSLQLRGDEMVSLKLQELKPRTEVEIIIKGDSQQKLHGVARIDTKAELEYIKNGNILNYVFKRV
- a CDS encoding alpha/beta hydrolase-fold protein — translated: MSDTFLQSASVFGGMKLDFLDVESQYLKDNPLGDSYKRKVAVIRPEEAEGIPAILYLSGYFSSPVMQLNPDPLSENLKERLERLVREGKVPKITLILPDTFTKLGGNQYIDSPAAGQYESFLMKEVIPLVKENYSIDRFAVMGKSSGGFGALHLGSKYEFSAIASHSADAYFEYAYLPLFPRAIPTLRRTGDPRDYVSYFWSQADRKRRDLMDALMIVGLSAFYSKSSTIELPFDLETGEILEDVWKTWLEFDPVRFLPRRMEKVKGKRVYIDVGDRDDFFLQYGNKIIHKILRNWKVDHIFEEFRGGHMNTSYRYELSLSFLSKSLYETN
- a CDS encoding AbrB/MazE/SpoVT family DNA-binding domain-containing protein — protein: MAVEDIVKVSRNYQVTIPARIRQKFQIKEGDLVRVVFDEKENTVKIMPMKQ
- a CDS encoding LUD domain-containing protein, yielding MSWEIAINRTINNNVPRVYSVLEKYPYILELAEQLRKAKLEVLKDLENYVEETVESVKRIGGVPHVVGNADEAKEEIRKIVGSRNRIVLGKSMVAYELGLRDYLSQIGKEVWETDLGEFLIQIAKEHPSHIIAPAIHMSKERAEDLVRKILGNLPEGATHEQIVMRVREFLRDKFINAEVGITGANAIAADTGSIILVENEGNIRFSTVSPSVHISVAGFEKIVPTLHHAMMEAMVQAAYAGLYPPTYVNLTSGPSSTGDIEMKRVSPAHGPREFHLVLVDNGRLRASKDSDLQEALLCIRCGRCHLHCPVYRVMDGSWGVPPYSGPMGAMWSYIVYNDAKPSTLCAHSGGCKEVCPMKINIPRVLEKIKYRYYREQRKS